Proteins encoded by one window of Streptomyces sp. NBC_01477:
- a CDS encoding TetR/AcrR family transcriptional regulator produces the protein MPEHQRADARRNYARILAVAEEEVAARGAHASLEQIARTAGVGSATVRRHFPTRRALLEAVSRNRIEALAVRAHDLTGQGDSRDALLEWLDDVVAYSVSARGLAAALAHDGPVHENSCSAALEEAAGPLLHRAAQDGAVATDVTVADLITLVVGIVLATEHYSDPGTRATRLFRLAVAGLSPQN, from the coding sequence GTGCCCGAGCACCAGCGTGCGGACGCCCGACGCAACTACGCGCGCATCCTCGCTGTGGCCGAGGAGGAGGTCGCCGCCCGTGGCGCCCACGCCTCCCTCGAACAGATCGCCCGCACCGCGGGAGTCGGCTCGGCGACCGTGCGCCGGCACTTCCCCACCCGCCGCGCACTGCTGGAGGCGGTCTCCCGGAACCGGATCGAGGCCCTCGCCGTCCGCGCCCACGACCTGACCGGCCAGGGCGACAGCCGGGACGCGCTCCTGGAATGGCTGGACGACGTCGTCGCCTACTCCGTGTCCGCCCGGGGCCTGGCGGCGGCACTGGCCCACGACGGCCCGGTGCACGAGAACAGCTGCTCGGCGGCGCTGGAAGAGGCGGCAGGCCCGCTGCTGCACCGCGCCGCGCAGGACGGCGCGGTGGCCACCGACGTCACCGTCGCCGACCTGATCACCCTGGTCGTCGGCATCGTCCTGGCCACCGAGCACTACTCCGACCCCGGCACCCGGGCGACCCGCCTCTTCCGCCTGGCCGTGGCAGGCCTGAGCCCGCAGAACTGA
- a CDS encoding phosphatase PAP2 family protein has translation MLWAAAGAVVLGFFIALEIAARHYGLPGPLTSQAQEVVFAPKSGFLLYASMGLMLVVLTWRQRLIAVGAAVGIDIVFLLVRWAADAEPTFGNGALWVLLGCAVIAVTRRTGRERALLLKGVGLGLLLVTGRKTGDTWLLITSKTRPMVLDQYTATADHALGNPSWQVGRIVRASGPIGTHALDYIYIQLALAAVVVAVYQLRHVAAERRFPRHHLVRTFLIIGLIGPGIYMIFPVVGPVFAYGADGGHWALADVWPNTPPPIGAPHPMRFDGITPRNCMPSLHAAWATAIFIHSRKGPRFLRYAGAFWLVATLTATLGFGYHYGVDLIAGVVFSLTTEAAIRSFDRGWDRAGIRLAAYGATVFAALLVSYRCLPTTMADHPWVFGPLLLLAMASVIHGYVRTAKRWEPVLVPAQRLEAQPELVRTAVARSR, from the coding sequence ATCCTGTGGGCCGCGGCGGGCGCCGTGGTCCTCGGATTCTTCATCGCGTTGGAGATCGCCGCACGCCACTACGGCCTGCCGGGACCGCTCACCAGCCAGGCGCAAGAGGTGGTGTTCGCCCCCAAGTCGGGCTTCCTGCTGTACGCCAGCATGGGTCTGATGCTGGTGGTGCTCACCTGGCGGCAACGGCTCATCGCGGTCGGCGCCGCGGTCGGCATCGACATCGTCTTCCTGCTGGTGCGGTGGGCGGCCGACGCGGAGCCGACCTTCGGCAACGGCGCGCTGTGGGTGCTGCTGGGCTGCGCCGTCATCGCCGTCACCCGCCGCACCGGCCGGGAGCGCGCGCTGCTGCTCAAGGGCGTCGGTCTCGGCCTGCTGCTGGTGACCGGCCGCAAGACCGGCGACACCTGGCTGCTGATCACCTCCAAGACCCGGCCCATGGTGCTCGACCAGTACACGGCGACCGCCGATCACGCGCTGGGCAACCCGTCGTGGCAGGTGGGCCGGATCGTCAGGGCCTCGGGCCCGATCGGCACCCACGCCCTCGACTACATCTACATACAGCTCGCGCTCGCCGCGGTCGTCGTCGCGGTGTACCAGCTGCGCCACGTGGCGGCCGAGCGGCGCTTCCCGCGCCACCATCTGGTGCGCACCTTCCTGATCATCGGCCTCATCGGGCCGGGCATCTACATGATCTTCCCGGTGGTCGGACCGGTCTTCGCCTACGGCGCGGACGGCGGCCACTGGGCGCTGGCCGATGTGTGGCCGAACACCCCGCCGCCGATCGGTGCCCCGCACCCGATGCGCTTCGACGGAATCACCCCGCGCAACTGCATGCCCAGCCTGCACGCGGCATGGGCCACCGCCATCTTCATCCACTCCCGCAAGGGCCCGCGATTCCTGCGGTACGCCGGCGCTTTCTGGCTGGTAGCCACCCTCACCGCGACGCTCGGATTCGGCTACCACTACGGCGTGGACCTCATCGCCGGCGTCGTGTTCTCGCTCACGACAGAAGCGGCGATCCGCTCGTTCGACCGCGGCTGGGACCGGGCGGGAATCCGGCTGGCCGCTTATGGCGCGACGGTCTTCGCCGCGCTCCTGGTGTCGTACCGCTGTCTGCCGACGACGATGGCCGACCATCCGTGGGTGTTCGGCCCGCTTCTCCTGCTGGCGATGGCCTCCGTGATCCACGGCTACGTACGGACCGCCAAACGCTGGGAACCGGTGCTCGTACCGGCGCAGCGGCTGGAAGCGCAGCCCGAATTGGTGCGGACGGCGGTCGCGCGGTCCCGGTGA
- a CDS encoding CsbD family protein, with product MGHDVMGDNSKTHAKVDQAKGKVKETIGHAVGNERLEAEGRAEQAQADARQAGEKAKDAAKDIFHTHD from the coding sequence ATGGGACATGACGTCATGGGTGACAACAGCAAGACGCACGCCAAGGTCGACCAGGCCAAGGGCAAGGTGAAGGAGACCATCGGCCACGCCGTCGGCAACGAGCGCCTGGAGGCCGAAGGCCGCGCCGAGCAGGCCCAGGCCGACGCCCGCCAGGCCGGCGAGAAGGCCAAGGACGCGGCGAAGGACATCTTCCACACCCACGACTGA
- a CDS encoding hydrophobic protein — protein sequence MAPLLIVLLLALILIGAGFAVKLLLWVGIIVLVLWALGFLVRSTGSNGSRGRWYRW from the coding sequence ATGGCACCGTTGCTCATTGTTCTTCTGCTGGCGCTGATCCTTATCGGCGCGGGCTTCGCAGTGAAATTGCTTTTGTGGGTCGGCATCATCGTGCTGGTCCTGTGGGCGCTGGGATTCCTGGTGCGCTCGACCGGCTCCAACGGCAGCCGGGGCCGCTGGTACCGCTGGTAG
- a CDS encoding STAS domain-containing protein produces MTGHGAAVSARAAEGGVWLVRIAGEFDDGHTVEMADALQRGLHAAGRLTVVDASDVAFADSSVLDTLLRARAEYAAAGRELVIAGPSLAVRRLLDVTGTASAFVVADSLQAAMTY; encoded by the coding sequence ATGACGGGGCATGGTGCGGCGGTGTCCGCCCGGGCCGCCGAGGGCGGGGTGTGGCTGGTGCGGATCGCGGGCGAGTTCGACGACGGCCACACGGTGGAGATGGCGGACGCGCTCCAGCGGGGTCTGCACGCCGCAGGACGGCTCACCGTGGTGGACGCCTCGGACGTGGCCTTCGCGGACTCCTCGGTCCTGGACACCCTGCTGCGGGCCAGGGCCGAATACGCCGCTGCGGGCAGGGAGCTGGTGATCGCGGGTCCCAGCCTCGCCGTACGCCGGCTCCTCGACGTGACCGGTACGGCGTCGGCCTTCGTCGTGGCCGACAGCCTCCAGGCGGCGATGACGTATTGA
- a CDS encoding ATP-binding protein, giving the protein MPHAKAPAAGIPPPGTEARTAGIPATSAEARAAVLAVLESCFGGPGNGRPQDVVVADVLLVTSELVTNAHRHGGGLTHFTAEVDGDALRLCVGDASPVRPVSPPAPAVPAEIPRIGGYGWQMVRRLAREVTVTTHSAGKTISAVLMLT; this is encoded by the coding sequence GTGCCCCATGCGAAGGCACCCGCGGCGGGAATTCCGCCGCCCGGCACGGAAGCCCGCACCGCGGGGATTCCGGCGACCAGCGCGGAAGCCCGCGCCGCCGTCCTGGCGGTGCTGGAGAGCTGCTTCGGCGGTCCCGGGAACGGCCGGCCGCAGGACGTGGTGGTAGCGGACGTCCTCCTGGTCACCTCGGAGCTGGTCACCAACGCCCACCGGCACGGCGGCGGGCTGACCCATTTCACCGCCGAGGTCGACGGGGACGCGCTGCGCCTGTGTGTCGGCGACGCGAGCCCCGTGCGTCCGGTCAGCCCGCCCGCGCCGGCCGTACCGGCGGAGATACCCCGGATCGGCGGCTACGGCTGGCAGATGGTGCGCCGGCTGGCCCGCGAGGTCACGGTCACCACCCACAGCGCCGGCAAGACCATCTCCGCCGTGCTCATGCTGACCTGA
- a CDS encoding PP2C family protein-serine/threonine phosphatase, with the protein MVSTRAQTGAGAQHGSLWNHAPYPALVADLQGTVVLRNDAAGVVLPAARPGARLADVVPSWLSEAHDALRAPGARAGQGTGVPLSGEIGERSFEAHPSTQDDGTVVWWLVDDTDHRLAREALHMERERTAFLAEASSTLLSSLNLGRCMDVVAQLAAEHLADAALVIAPTRGQRLPVVTCLRGGSPALSHEPVDPDEVPGLGEALRGFPPVPSRWIDPGSAPDWLVPEGFGRVGSIVITPLPGHGVAAGVLVLLRRAGSATFTESEEVFARLFAARAGAAMSAARLYAEQSSITEVLMRELLPPSLHQISGVDFAGGYRPSADHERVGGDFYDVHPAVIEGEASLIALGDVCGKGLEAAVLTGKIRNTLHALLPMADDHQRMISLLNTALLNSHHTRFATLVLASAVRKGSEVDLRLTSAGHPSPLIVRASSEVEEAETRGTLVGAMPSAPARTTSLTLAPGESCVLYTDGITEAKGGPMGGAHFGEERLRRALSECAGMPSESIVEHIQMLTSQWVGQGSHDDMAVVVISAPRTHHLTAVNGRTRGRFTA; encoded by the coding sequence ATGGTTTCCACTCGCGCGCAGACCGGCGCCGGCGCACAGCACGGTTCGCTGTGGAACCATGCTCCCTACCCCGCCCTGGTCGCCGACCTCCAGGGCACTGTCGTGCTGCGCAACGACGCCGCCGGGGTGGTCCTGCCCGCGGCCCGGCCCGGGGCACGCCTGGCTGACGTGGTCCCGTCCTGGCTGTCGGAGGCGCACGACGCCCTGCGGGCGCCCGGCGCGCGGGCCGGACAAGGGACCGGCGTACCGCTGTCGGGGGAGATCGGTGAGCGCAGCTTCGAGGCGCATCCCAGCACGCAGGACGACGGCACGGTCGTGTGGTGGCTGGTGGACGACACCGACCACCGGCTGGCGCGGGAAGCCCTGCACATGGAGCGGGAGCGGACCGCGTTCCTGGCCGAGGCGTCCAGCACTCTGCTGTCCTCGCTGAACCTGGGGCGCTGCATGGACGTGGTCGCGCAGCTGGCCGCCGAGCACCTCGCCGACGCGGCGCTGGTGATCGCGCCGACGCGCGGGCAGCGGCTGCCGGTGGTGACCTGCCTGCGCGGCGGCAGCCCGGCGCTGTCCCACGAGCCGGTGGACCCGGACGAAGTGCCGGGTCTCGGCGAGGCGTTGCGCGGCTTCCCGCCGGTGCCCTCGCGGTGGATCGACCCCGGGTCGGCGCCGGACTGGCTGGTGCCGGAGGGCTTCGGGCGTGTCGGCTCGATCGTGATCACCCCGCTGCCCGGTCACGGCGTCGCGGCCGGTGTCCTGGTCCTGCTGCGCCGCGCCGGCAGTGCGACCTTCACCGAGAGCGAGGAGGTCTTCGCCCGGCTGTTCGCCGCGCGGGCGGGAGCGGCGATGTCGGCCGCCCGGCTGTACGCGGAGCAGTCCTCGATCACCGAGGTCCTGATGCGGGAGCTGCTCCCGCCGTCGCTGCACCAGATCTCGGGGGTGGATTTCGCCGGCGGCTACCGGCCGTCGGCCGACCACGAGCGGGTCGGCGGGGACTTCTACGACGTCCACCCCGCCGTCATCGAGGGTGAGGCGTCGCTGATCGCGCTCGGGGATGTGTGCGGCAAGGGGCTGGAAGCCGCCGTGCTGACCGGCAAGATCCGCAACACCCTGCACGCCCTGCTGCCGATGGCCGACGACCACCAGCGGATGATCAGCCTGCTCAACACCGCGCTGCTCAATTCGCACCACACCCGCTTCGCGACCCTGGTCCTGGCCTCGGCCGTACGCAAGGGCAGCGAGGTGGACCTGCGGCTGACCAGCGCCGGGCACCCGAGCCCGCTGATCGTCCGGGCGAGCAGCGAGGTGGAGGAGGCCGAGACCCGCGGCACCCTGGTGGGGGCCATGCCGAGCGCCCCCGCCCGGACCACCAGCCTCACCCTCGCGCCCGGGGAGTCCTGCGTGCTCTACACCGACGGGATCACCGAGGCGAAGGGCGGCCCGATGGGCGGTGCGCACTTCGGTGAGGAAAGGCTCCGGCGGGCGCTGTCGGAATGCGCCGGCATGCCGTCGGAGAGCATCGTCGAGCACATCCAGATGCTGACCTCCCAGTGGGTCGGCCAGGGCTCCCACGACGACATGGCCGTCGTCGTGATCTCCGCGCCCCGCACTCACCATCTCACCGCGGTGAACGGACGGACTCGGGGCAGATTCACCGCATGA
- a CDS encoding cobalamin B12-binding domain-containing protein, with protein MSARSPHRLSGGGAVQQTADELWEAVSVCDEYTAVGAVLRALEDGVDPESVLLDVIAPVQGRVGAEWAANRLSVAAEHAATAISERAVAALALHPAARTAPTRGRVTVACVDGEWHALPARLLAEVLRLRGWHVDYLGAQVPSPHLIAHLHRTDAAVVALSGSIATRLPAAHAAITACQAVGVPVLVGGAAFGPDGRYARLLGADAWAPDARAAADRLARGRLPRPRRDHQPIEDLPHLADQEYTMVARSSGSLVRAVLAGLEDGFPAMRAYSALQREHTAEDLAHIVDFLATALYLGDEELFASFICWTAEILTARGVPARSLPPALDILAGELKDFPRATRVLARGTDALASVLRSGTGRTAADRTTTGRQA; from the coding sequence ATGAGTGCGCGTAGTCCACACCGTCTTTCCGGAGGCGGCGCGGTCCAGCAGACGGCTGACGAGCTGTGGGAAGCCGTCTCGGTGTGCGACGAGTACACCGCCGTCGGCGCGGTGCTGCGCGCGCTGGAGGACGGCGTCGATCCGGAGAGCGTGCTGCTGGACGTGATTGCGCCCGTGCAGGGCAGGGTCGGGGCGGAGTGGGCCGCCAACCGCCTCAGCGTGGCCGCGGAGCACGCCGCCACCGCCATCAGCGAACGGGCTGTCGCCGCGCTCGCCCTGCACCCCGCCGCCCGCACCGCCCCGACGCGGGGCAGGGTCACGGTGGCCTGCGTGGACGGGGAGTGGCACGCGCTGCCCGCCCGGCTGCTGGCCGAGGTCCTGAGACTGCGCGGCTGGCACGTGGACTACCTCGGCGCCCAGGTCCCGTCCCCGCACCTGATCGCCCATCTGCACCGCACGGACGCCGCCGTGGTCGCCCTCTCGGGCTCGATCGCGACCCGGCTGCCCGCCGCGCACGCCGCGATCACCGCCTGCCAGGCGGTCGGCGTCCCCGTACTCGTCGGGGGCGCCGCTTTCGGACCCGACGGCCGTTACGCCCGGCTGCTCGGTGCCGACGCCTGGGCTCCCGACGCGCGCGCCGCGGCCGACCGCCTCGCCCGGGGCCGGCTGCCCCGCCCGCGGCGCGACCACCAGCCGATCGAGGACCTGCCCCACCTGGCCGACCAGGAGTACACCATGGTCGCCCGCAGCAGCGGCTCGCTCGTACGGGCCGTCCTCGCCGGCCTGGAGGACGGCTTCCCCGCGATGCGGGCGTACAGCGCGCTCCAGCGGGAGCACACGGCGGAGGACCTCGCGCACATCGTGGACTTCCTCGCCACCGCGCTCTATCTCGGGGATGAGGAACTCTTCGCCTCGTTCATCTGCTGGACCGCGGAGATCCTGACCGCTCGCGGCGTACCCGCGCGGAGCCTGCCGCCGGCCCTGGACATCCTGGCCGGCGAGCTGAAGGACTTCCCGCGGGCCACCCGCGTTCTCGCACGCGGCACCGACGCGCTGGCCTCCGTCCTTCGGAGCGGCACCGGTCGGACCGCCGCCGATCGCACCACCACCGGGAGGCAGGCATGA
- a CDS encoding STAS domain-containing protein yields MTTMPSAHLRLTTVDSEDTVRIELHGDLDYDNAEVLLAAVTAKIADNPRLGHLHLHCAGLVDVDTMGLSVLLMIRRRTRHAGVRLHLDGRTAQLDRLLDVTGSLDYLTAPADGAEESSLGGGSPSSAGGEAQAARPSGPDSTS; encoded by the coding sequence ATGACCACGATGCCGTCCGCACACCTGCGCCTGACCACGGTCGACTCCGAGGACACCGTCCGCATCGAGCTGCACGGCGATCTCGACTACGACAACGCCGAAGTCCTGCTGGCCGCCGTCACCGCGAAGATCGCCGACAACCCGCGCCTTGGCCACCTGCACCTGCACTGCGCCGGGCTGGTCGACGTCGACACCATGGGGCTGTCCGTGCTGCTGATGATCCGGCGCCGGACCCGCCACGCGGGCGTACGCCTCCATCTGGACGGGCGCACCGCGCAGTTGGACCGGCTGCTGGACGTCACGGGCAGCCTGGACTACCTCACGGCGCCCGCCGACGGCGCCGAGGAGTCCTCCCTCGGCGGCGGAAGTCCCTCCAGCGCGGGCGGGGAGGCGCAGGCGGCCCGGCCCAGCGGTCCTGACAGCACCAGCTGA
- the dhaK gene encoding dihydroxyacetone kinase subunit DhaK, producing MKKFVNDPKDYVPQMLEGLALANPDTLRYVPEYNLIMRADAPREDKVSVVQGSGSGHEPAHVMNVGKGMLDAACPGDVFAAPPADFVYETVKLVASPKGVLLLVNNYTGDRMAFEMAEELSQADGYTVRTLFVDDDVAVQDSTYTVGRRGVAGNFFVMKAVCAAAERGADLDELYRIGEKVNAVTRTMGMALTACTPPAKGSPLFELPDDEVEMGVGIHGEPGRTREKLQPADELVRELLTAVVDDLPYTSGDKVALMVNGLGGTPISELYLVYGRAHKQLAERGIEIRRSYVGEYCTSLDMAGASLSLVRLDDEISELLAAPAEIALRVF from the coding sequence ATGAAGAAATTCGTCAACGACCCGAAGGACTACGTCCCGCAGATGCTGGAGGGGCTGGCCCTGGCCAACCCCGACACCCTCAGGTACGTCCCCGAGTACAACCTGATCATGCGCGCCGACGCTCCGCGGGAGGACAAGGTCTCCGTCGTCCAGGGGTCGGGCTCCGGCCACGAGCCGGCGCACGTCATGAACGTCGGCAAGGGCATGCTCGACGCGGCCTGTCCCGGCGACGTCTTCGCCGCCCCGCCGGCCGACTTCGTCTACGAGACGGTCAAGCTGGTCGCCTCCCCGAAGGGCGTCCTGCTGCTGGTCAACAACTACACCGGGGACCGGATGGCCTTCGAGATGGCCGAGGAGCTGTCGCAGGCCGACGGCTACACCGTCCGTACCCTCTTCGTCGACGACGACGTGGCCGTCCAGGACTCGACGTACACCGTCGGCCGGCGCGGGGTGGCGGGCAACTTCTTCGTCATGAAGGCCGTCTGCGCCGCCGCCGAGCGCGGCGCCGACCTCGACGAGCTGTACCGCATCGGCGAGAAGGTCAACGCCGTCACCCGCACCATGGGCATGGCCCTCACCGCCTGCACCCCGCCGGCCAAGGGCTCCCCGCTGTTCGAACTGCCCGACGACGAGGTCGAGATGGGCGTCGGCATCCACGGCGAGCCCGGCCGGACCCGGGAGAAGCTCCAGCCGGCCGACGAACTGGTGCGCGAACTGCTCACCGCGGTGGTGGACGACCTGCCGTACACCTCGGGCGACAAGGTCGCGCTCATGGTCAACGGCCTCGGCGGCACACCGATAAGCGAGCTGTACCTGGTGTACGGGCGGGCCCACAAGCAACTGGCCGAGCGCGGCATCGAGATCCGGCGCAGCTACGTCGGCGAATACTGCACCTCGCTCGACATGGCCGGCGCGTCCCTCTCGCTGGTCCGGCTGGACGACGAGATCTCCGAACTGCTCGCCGCCCCGGCCGAGATCGCGCTCCGCGTCTTCTGA
- the dhaL gene encoding dihydroxyacetone kinase subunit DhaL, with amino-acid sequence MSMPSTHVGDLAFVVRTIASTSVDNEGTFGDLDAVAGDGDFGFSLARGFEIVLADWHTLEADGPPDAFLRKVAVVISKRVGGTSGPLWGTAFLRAAAAVKGRPELNAADAVAMLRAAAEGIKARGKSDLGDKTLLDALIPMTDAVERRLSAGGAAPSGAELARLAATTARSAADATTPMQARRGRQSYTGERSIGSPDPGAVAIAVMAERIAAEWDARDCPTPPAPTAPGATA; translated from the coding sequence ATGTCTATGCCATCGACACATGTGGGCGACCTCGCCTTCGTCGTCAGGACCATCGCCAGCACCTCGGTCGACAACGAAGGGACCTTCGGCGACCTCGACGCCGTCGCGGGAGACGGGGACTTCGGTTTCTCGCTCGCCCGCGGCTTCGAGATCGTGCTCGCCGACTGGCACACCCTCGAAGCCGACGGTCCGCCCGACGCCTTCCTGCGGAAGGTCGCCGTGGTGATCTCCAAGCGGGTCGGCGGCACCTCGGGCCCGCTATGGGGCACCGCCTTCCTGCGGGCCGCGGCGGCCGTCAAGGGCCGGCCCGAGCTGAACGCCGCGGACGCGGTGGCGATGCTGCGGGCCGCGGCAGAAGGGATCAAGGCACGCGGCAAGTCCGACCTCGGGGACAAGACGCTGCTGGACGCGCTGATCCCGATGACCGACGCCGTGGAGCGGCGGCTGTCCGCCGGCGGGGCGGCGCCGAGCGGGGCGGAACTCGCCCGGCTGGCCGCCACGACGGCGCGCAGCGCCGCCGACGCGACGACGCCCATGCAGGCCAGGCGTGGCCGCCAGAGCTACACGGGGGAGCGCAGCATCGGCTCGCCCGACCCGGGCGCCGTGGCGATCGCGGTCATGGCGGAGCGCATCGCCGCCGAGTGGGACGCGCGTGACTGTCCCACACCTCCCGCACCGACAGCACCAGGAGCGACGGCATGA
- a CDS encoding HAD-IA family hydrolase: MPALIFDCDGVLADTERYGHLPAFNTTFEEFGLPVRWSEADYARMVKVGGGKERMRAMLTPDVVAAAGLPADPDAREEQVARWHRRKTGIYTGIIRSGAIPPRPGVRRVAAAAHEAGWTLAVASTSAEASVRSVLELAMGPELAPRFGVYAGDVVPRKKPAPDIYAYAVQQLGVSPADAVAIEDSRNGMLAALAAGLVCAVTTSAYTREEDFTGAALVVTSLGDPPPEEKVADVLDDPLGAHPGHWVEFADLAFLLTADKAGVPGVPATSDPPASGPPPVSHPRQN, from the coding sequence GTGCCCGCGCTGATCTTCGACTGCGACGGCGTCCTCGCCGACACCGAGCGCTACGGCCACCTGCCCGCGTTCAACACCACGTTCGAGGAGTTCGGCCTGCCGGTGCGGTGGAGCGAGGCGGACTACGCGCGGATGGTGAAGGTCGGCGGCGGCAAGGAGCGGATGCGGGCGATGCTGACGCCCGACGTCGTCGCCGCCGCGGGACTGCCCGCCGACCCGGACGCGCGCGAGGAGCAGGTCGCCCGCTGGCACCGGCGCAAGACCGGGATCTACACCGGGATCATCCGCAGCGGGGCCATCCCGCCGCGGCCCGGTGTGCGGCGGGTCGCCGCGGCGGCCCATGAGGCAGGATGGACGCTCGCCGTCGCCTCCACCTCGGCCGAGGCCTCCGTCCGCAGCGTGCTGGAACTCGCCATGGGCCCCGAACTGGCCCCGCGGTTCGGCGTGTACGCCGGGGACGTGGTTCCGCGCAAGAAGCCCGCCCCCGACATCTACGCATACGCCGTCCAGCAGCTCGGCGTCTCCCCGGCCGACGCGGTCGCGATCGAGGACAGCCGCAACGGGATGCTGGCCGCGCTCGCCGCCGGACTGGTCTGCGCCGTCACGACCAGCGCCTACACCCGCGAGGAGGACTTCACCGGGGCGGCCCTGGTGGTCACCTCGCTCGGCGACCCGCCCCCGGAGGAGAAGGTCGCCGACGTGCTGGACGACCCGCTCGGCGCGCACCCGGGGCACTGGGTGGAATTCGCCGACCTGGCCTTCCTGCTCACGGCGGACAAGGCGGGCGTCCCCGGCGTCCCCGCCACGTCCGACCCGCCGGCCTCCGGGCCACCCCCCGTATCCCATCCCCGTCAGAACTGA
- a CDS encoding class II fructose-bisphosphate aldolase, protein MAVVPLTEILSAAFDERYGVPAINVVNDLTLEAVLAAAVEKSSPLIVQTSVKTVRTIGSDVLYAMWTSMTAGIEVPVTLHLDHCPEREVITECLRQGWNSVLFDASRLPVAENMRQTVEVVAEARGFGAAVEGEIESITGVEDGIGSDSAAEQQDLAVALDFLRTTRVDVFAPAIGNAHGSYKKAPVLDAQRVSDLVAAYPVPIALHGGSGLSDEQFRDLISRGCAKVNISTALKETFMKSNLAFLTAAAERQKWDPPSLFRSVREDVIDLAGSLMTLFGSAGRAG, encoded by the coding sequence GTGGCTGTTGTACCGCTGACCGAGATCCTGTCCGCAGCGTTCGACGAGCGCTACGGCGTACCCGCGATCAACGTCGTCAACGACCTCACCCTGGAGGCCGTACTGGCCGCCGCCGTGGAGAAGTCGTCGCCGCTGATCGTGCAGACCTCCGTGAAGACGGTCAGGACCATCGGCAGCGACGTCCTGTACGCGATGTGGACGTCGATGACCGCCGGTATCGAGGTGCCCGTCACCTTGCACCTGGACCACTGCCCGGAGCGCGAGGTCATCACCGAGTGCCTGCGGCAGGGCTGGAACTCGGTGCTCTTCGACGCCTCCAGGCTGCCGGTCGCCGAGAACATGCGGCAGACCGTCGAGGTCGTCGCGGAGGCCCGCGGGTTCGGGGCCGCCGTCGAGGGCGAGATCGAGTCGATCACCGGCGTCGAGGACGGCATAGGCAGCGACAGCGCCGCCGAGCAGCAGGATCTCGCGGTCGCCCTGGACTTCCTGCGGACCACACGGGTCGACGTCTTCGCACCGGCCATCGGCAACGCCCACGGGTCGTACAAGAAGGCACCGGTGCTCGACGCGCAGCGGGTGTCCGACCTGGTCGCGGCCTATCCGGTGCCGATCGCGCTGCACGGCGGCAGCGGGCTGTCCGACGAGCAGTTCCGCGACCTGATCTCCCGGGGGTGCGCGAAGGTCAACATCTCCACCGCGCTCAAGGAGACGTTCATGAAGTCGAACCTGGCCTTCCTCACCGCCGCCGCCGAGCGGCAGAAGTGGGACCCGCCCTCGCTGTTCCGGTCCGTCCGGGAGGACGTCATCGACCTGGCCGGCTCCCTGATGACGCTGTTCGGCAGCGCCGGCCGGGCGGGCTGA